One stretch of Amycolatopsis sp. NBC_00345 DNA includes these proteins:
- a CDS encoding MlaD family protein codes for MASRVRKPVVLGAVLLILVVGALFAVYQKERIATSLSSGDAVRAEFVRDYRLEPDKSDVKVAGVVVGKVTEVGKAAQGHSLVTMKVDDGTVGKLGSRPSAIIRPTTLLGGNYYLELVPGGARQAYDTAQPIPVARTSVPVELDQVLATLPGRARESVQDSTRLTDEALKAGAGAAAGDLVRDAPGALAPANDVLSALRGTRPQEDLYQLVPDLDSAAGTMTRKEGQLSGVIDSLRDVSATLAAQRAPLADTVGQLPATLGSTRNGLDALSGSLDRVTAVAGKAAPAVKELAPLLEKANPVVEQALPLVRDLRPLLAQVRPVVDELVPTAAGATSTLDNVRGPVLDRVNGPIAKTVLSPWSGTGAYAGDGGTGHLFYQEVGYLAAHTANLSQYGDKNGRMLGLALGAGVSSVGGNDPGTAKLLQSLGLLPGGVQLLPPPGNSGDTYRPQPATSPGQGQVLPGALPPIPLRSN; via the coding sequence ATGGCATCGAGGGTGCGCAAGCCGGTGGTGCTCGGAGCGGTCCTGCTGATCCTCGTCGTCGGCGCGCTGTTCGCCGTGTACCAGAAGGAACGGATCGCCACGTCGCTCTCCTCGGGCGACGCCGTCCGCGCGGAGTTCGTCCGGGACTACCGGCTGGAGCCGGACAAGTCCGACGTGAAGGTCGCGGGGGTGGTGGTCGGCAAGGTCACCGAGGTCGGCAAGGCCGCGCAGGGGCACTCCCTGGTGACGATGAAGGTGGACGACGGCACCGTGGGCAAGCTGGGCAGCCGGCCGTCGGCGATCATCCGGCCGACCACGCTGCTCGGCGGCAACTACTACCTGGAGCTGGTGCCCGGCGGGGCCCGGCAGGCGTACGACACCGCCCAGCCCATCCCCGTGGCGCGCACGTCCGTCCCGGTCGAGCTGGACCAGGTGCTGGCCACGCTCCCCGGCCGGGCCCGGGAGTCGGTGCAGGACAGCACGCGGCTGACGGACGAGGCGCTGAAGGCCGGGGCCGGGGCCGCTGCGGGCGATCTGGTCCGGGACGCCCCGGGCGCGCTCGCCCCCGCGAACGACGTGCTGTCCGCGCTGCGGGGTACCCGTCCGCAGGAGGACCTCTACCAGCTCGTGCCCGACCTGGACTCGGCCGCCGGCACGATGACACGCAAGGAAGGGCAGCTGTCGGGCGTGATCGACTCGCTGCGGGACGTCAGCGCGACCCTGGCCGCGCAGCGCGCCCCGCTCGCCGACACGGTGGGCCAGCTGCCCGCCACGCTCGGCTCGACCCGCAATGGGCTCGACGCGCTGAGCGGGAGCCTCGACCGGGTCACCGCGGTCGCGGGCAAGGCGGCGCCCGCGGTCAAGGAACTGGCGCCACTGCTGGAGAAAGCCAACCCCGTCGTCGAGCAGGCCCTGCCGCTGGTGCGGGATCTGCGGCCGTTGCTCGCCCAGGTCCGCCCGGTGGTGGACGAGCTGGTGCCGACCGCCGCGGGGGCGACGTCGACGTTGGACAACGTCCGCGGGCCGGTGCTGGACCGCGTGAACGGCCCGATCGCGAAAACCGTGCTGTCGCCTTGGAGCGGGACCGGTGCGTACGCCGGCGACGGCGGCACCGGTCACCTGTTCTATCAGGAGGTGGGCTACCTCGCGGCCCACACGGCGAACTTGTCCCAGTACGGCGACAAGAACGGGCGCATGCTCGGCCTCGCCCTCGGCGCGGGCGTTTCGAGCGTCGGCGGCAACGACCCCGGTACGGCGAAGTTGTTGCAGTCACTCGGTTTGCTGCCCGGCGGGGTGCAGCTCCTGCCGCCGCCCGGCAACTCCGGCGACACCTACCGCCCGCAGCCGGCGACCTCGCCCGGCCAAGGCCAGGTCCTGCCCGGCGCCCTCCCGCCGATCCCCCTGCGATCGAACTAG
- a CDS encoding MlaD family protein — MRSATTRSFGIGLVGLAVLAVTILFGMTASSGVPGAPKTVVRAAFHNVGAPLKVGDDVRENSSRIGRVADLRYDGQQAVVTLELDGTVPVYADARAAVWDQSALAKKLVELDRGHAGAGPLGDRVIPPDRNVDSADLDQVLDVLDPPTRDALTGTVREVGDGAAGHSQDLHDFLEHAPAELTGLGTTAGALTAPEAGLPGLLLRADQLAGSFQGHQQQLADLVKQAGDTAGALAVDNGKPLQDTVGKLPRTLTDAKAGLDSLSRPLNDLRGTLAAVRPGAQALGQATPDLRGVLREAPTPLGAVPGVSQKAVPAIADLTGVLADARPLAPALSRGLVDLASPVNTLAPYSTQVVEFFRRIESMVSTEVSPGVHGARVGVAVEGLSAATGGLLPDPLQGQDAYPAPGQADREHTQSPVNILPGGNN; from the coding sequence ATGCGCTCGGCCACCACCCGCTCGTTCGGCATCGGGCTCGTCGGTCTCGCGGTGCTCGCCGTGACCATCCTGTTCGGCATGACGGCCAGCTCCGGGGTGCCCGGAGCCCCCAAAACGGTGGTGCGGGCCGCTTTCCACAACGTCGGCGCCCCGCTCAAAGTCGGCGACGACGTCCGCGAGAACAGCTCCCGCATCGGCCGCGTGGCGGACCTGCGCTACGACGGCCAGCAAGCCGTCGTGACACTCGAACTCGACGGCACGGTGCCCGTGTACGCCGACGCCCGTGCCGCTGTCTGGGATCAGTCGGCACTGGCGAAGAAGCTCGTGGAGCTCGACCGTGGGCACGCCGGCGCGGGGCCGTTGGGAGACCGCGTCATCCCGCCGGACCGCAACGTGGATTCGGCCGACCTGGACCAGGTGCTCGACGTTCTCGACCCCCCGACCCGAGACGCGCTGACCGGCACGGTCCGGGAGGTCGGCGACGGCGCGGCGGGGCACAGCCAGGACCTGCACGACTTCCTGGAGCACGCGCCCGCCGAGCTGACCGGGCTCGGGACGACGGCGGGGGCGCTGACCGCGCCGGAGGCGGGCCTGCCCGGCCTGCTGCTGCGGGCCGATCAGCTGGCCGGCTCCTTCCAGGGGCACCAGCAGCAGCTGGCCGACCTGGTCAAGCAAGCCGGCGACACGGCGGGCGCGCTCGCCGTGGACAACGGCAAACCGTTGCAGGACACGGTCGGGAAGCTCCCCAGGACGCTGACCGACGCGAAGGCCGGGCTCGACTCGCTGAGCCGGCCGCTGAACGATCTGCGGGGCACGCTGGCCGCGGTGCGGCCGGGAGCGCAGGCACTGGGACAGGCGACCCCCGATCTGCGCGGCGTGCTGCGTGAGGCGCCGACCCCGCTCGGCGCGGTGCCGGGTGTGTCGCAGAAGGCCGTGCCGGCGATCGCGGACCTGACCGGGGTGCTGGCCGACGCGCGCCCCCTCGCCCCGGCGCTGTCCCGCGGGCTCGTGGACCTGGCTTCGCCGGTGAACACCCTGGCGCCGTACAGCACTCAGGTCGTCGAGTTCTTCCGGCGCATCGAAAGCATGGTGTCCACAGAGGTCTCACCGGGAGTGCACGGGGCACGGGTGGGCGTCGCGGTGGAGGGCCTGTCCGCGGCCACCGGCGGGCTGCTGCCGGATCCGTTGCAGGGCCAGGACGCCTACCCCGCTCCCGGCCAGGCCGACCGGGAGCACACGCAGTCGCCGGTGAACATCCTGCCGGGAGGGAACAACTGA
- a CDS encoding MlaD family protein, which produces MKTVVKRSLRIGAVVLVVAAAAAGYLVSRPSSDKVGLTAMFADASPLIPGNLIRMGGIEVGEIDSVTLRNGQAAVRMELDPAVLPLHQDATAKIRPVTLLGERYIDLDRGSPQAPVLSQGVIAANHTSRAVDLDEVLNSVDDPTGTALAALVTTLGEGAAGQGQDIDAALKALAPAMQDTHQLADVLNQQNAVLGQLVDRATPVAQALASGNGQNLDQAVDAGNRMLAAVAAQRQAMQDALGQLPGTLRTARQVLSETAGVAEQGIPALDSVRPVTDNLSAITTELNTFADSADPALSSLPAVLDRAKALLDQAAPVVRDLGPGGAVLPGVSASAHRLVGDLTPALGTALDFVKYWAMSTNGRDALGNYFRAFVVTTPKSLLQIPGVGLGPANAAPPQAPPAQPQQKPQQPPPLLNLPAPAGPPAGDPGSATGLTGNQESSLLDQLLGGL; this is translated from the coding sequence ATGAAGACTGTGGTCAAACGTAGCCTCCGGATCGGTGCCGTCGTGCTGGTCGTGGCGGCGGCCGCGGCGGGGTACCTGGTGTCGCGGCCGAGCTCGGACAAGGTCGGGCTGACGGCGATGTTCGCCGACGCGAGCCCGCTGATCCCCGGCAACCTCATCCGCATGGGCGGCATCGAGGTCGGCGAGATCGACTCGGTCACCTTGCGCAACGGCCAGGCGGCCGTGCGCATGGAGCTGGACCCGGCCGTGCTGCCGCTGCACCAGGACGCGACCGCGAAGATCCGCCCGGTCACGCTGCTCGGTGAGCGCTACATCGACCTGGACCGGGGTTCGCCGCAGGCGCCGGTGCTGAGCCAGGGGGTGATCGCGGCGAACCACACGAGCCGGGCGGTGGACCTGGACGAGGTGCTCAACTCGGTCGACGACCCCACGGGCACCGCGCTCGCCGCGCTGGTGACGACGCTCGGCGAGGGCGCCGCGGGGCAGGGTCAGGACATCGACGCGGCGCTGAAAGCACTCGCCCCGGCCATGCAGGACACCCATCAGCTCGCGGACGTGCTGAACCAGCAGAACGCGGTGCTCGGCCAGCTGGTCGACCGGGCCACGCCGGTCGCGCAGGCACTGGCGAGCGGCAACGGCCAGAACCTCGACCAGGCCGTCGACGCCGGCAACCGGATGCTGGCCGCGGTGGCGGCGCAGCGCCAGGCGATGCAGGACGCGCTCGGCCAGCTGCCGGGCACGCTGCGCACCGCCCGGCAGGTGCTGTCGGAGACCGCCGGGGTGGCCGAACAGGGCATCCCGGCCCTGGATTCCGTCCGCCCGGTGACGGACAACCTCAGCGCGATCACGACCGAGCTGAACACCTTCGCCGACAGCGCGGATCCGGCGCTGTCCTCACTCCCGGCCGTGCTGGATCGCGCGAAGGCGCTCCTCGACCAGGCCGCGCCGGTGGTGCGGGACCTGGGGCCCGGCGGGGCCGTGCTGCCCGGAGTGAGCGCTTCGGCGCACCGGCTGGTCGGCGACCTGACGCCCGCGCTGGGCACCGCGCTGGACTTCGTGAAGTACTGGGCGATGAGCACCAACGGCCGCGACGCGCTGGGCAACTACTTCCGCGCATTCGTGGTCACCACACCGAAATCGCTGCTGCAGATCCCCGGCGTCGGGCTGGGCCCGGCGAACGCGGCCCCGCCGCAGGCGCCACCGGCGCAGCCACAACAGAAGCCCCAGCAGCCGCCGCCGTTGCTCAACCTCCCCGCTCCGGCCGGGCCGCCGGCGGGTGACCCGGGCAGTGCGACCGGCCTGACCGGGAACCAGGAGAGCTCGTTGCTCGACCAACTGCTCGGAGGCCTGTGA
- a CDS encoding MlaD family protein, producing MGVTKWLTGAAVLAVAVVGGGYLLAAQQHGYEIQLVMPNAANLLDGSRVEISGSEVGQVTGLATRDGSALVTVSVDDAHAPLHAGSTAQVQWRGLLGERVVSLTPGPAANPVVPSGAMLPAGGEQVELDQVLAALDPRTRSHLNSVVQQLDQSLKAHPDDIKATLSTAGPAVNELGAVLKAVGQDGPAIQNLITDLRRLMDPVVARQQQVRQVIGNLTSATDTLAAEQSQLQQALGALPSTLDSAQQAVDRVPGAVDAAVPLLQDAQPATKQLTSLARNLSPLLTDLRPAIADLRPTLRSATALLQTTPALLDSAHGVLPGITQAATQLNPAVAFLRPYTPDLMGWLSNWGAAFANYDAQGHYFHGVVQVSTSVLDDNPGVNAGLKGGPSSTPAPGMASGQPWADANGSAPR from the coding sequence ATGGGCGTCACGAAGTGGCTGACCGGCGCCGCGGTGCTGGCCGTCGCCGTCGTCGGTGGCGGCTACCTGCTGGCCGCGCAGCAGCACGGATACGAGATCCAGCTGGTGATGCCGAACGCGGCCAATCTGCTGGACGGTTCGCGGGTCGAGATCAGCGGCAGCGAGGTCGGGCAGGTCACCGGCCTGGCCACGCGCGACGGCAGCGCGCTGGTGACCGTCTCGGTCGACGACGCCCACGCGCCATTGCACGCGGGCAGCACGGCCCAGGTGCAGTGGCGCGGCCTGCTCGGGGAGCGCGTCGTGTCGCTGACGCCCGGCCCGGCCGCCAACCCGGTGGTCCCTTCGGGGGCGATGCTGCCCGCGGGCGGGGAGCAGGTGGAGCTCGACCAGGTGCTGGCCGCGCTGGACCCGCGGACCCGGTCGCATCTGAACTCGGTGGTGCAGCAACTCGACCAGAGCCTCAAAGCCCATCCGGACGACATCAAGGCGACGCTGAGCACGGCCGGTCCCGCCGTGAACGAACTCGGCGCGGTGCTCAAGGCGGTCGGCCAGGACGGCCCCGCGATCCAGAACCTGATCACCGACCTGCGCCGGCTGATGGACCCGGTCGTCGCGCGCCAGCAGCAGGTGCGCCAGGTGATCGGCAACCTGACCAGTGCGACGGACACGCTCGCGGCCGAGCAGTCCCAGCTGCAGCAGGCGCTGGGCGCGTTGCCCTCCACTTTGGACAGTGCGCAGCAGGCCGTGGACCGGGTGCCGGGCGCCGTGGACGCCGCCGTGCCGCTGTTGCAGGATGCGCAGCCGGCGACGAAACAGCTGACTTCGCTGGCACGCAACCTCAGCCCGCTGCTCACCGACCTGCGACCGGCCATCGCCGACCTGCGCCCGACGCTGCGGTCCGCGACCGCCCTGCTGCAGACGACACCGGCGTTGCTCGACAGCGCGCACGGGGTGCTGCCGGGGATCACCCAGGCCGCCACCCAGCTCAACCCCGCCGTGGCGTTCCTGCGGCCCTACACCCCCGACCTGATGGGCTGGCTGTCCAACTGGGGCGCGGCTTTCGCCAACTACGACGCGCAAGGCCACTACTTCCACGGCGTGGTGCAGGTCAGCACCAGCGTGCTGGACGACAACCCGGGGGTGAACGCAGGCCTCAAGGGCGGGCCGAGCTCCACCCCGGCCCCGGGGATGGCCTCCGGACAGCCGTGGGCCGACGCGAATGGGAGCGCACCGCGATGA
- a CDS encoding ABC transporter ATP-binding protein, with amino-acid sequence MDPQSRGGHSTDVLPAVPQDSGTGPVATVRDLYKSFGSFQVMRGLTLEFKPRAVTTILGPSGTGKSVLLKHMVGLLEPDSGTVEIFGQDIWKVRERERAELRKRFGVLFQDGALFGSMNVYDNVAFPLRKHTDLPEADIREIVMERLKEVGLEAAEKKAPNEISGGMKKRAGFARALVLNPEIVLFDEPDSGLDPVRTSLLNDVILKVHADDQGTYVVVTHDIRTARKVSDYVGLIWQGRVVYYGAADDAFASEDPFVRQFLAGDSVGPLGMD; translated from the coding sequence ATGGATCCGCAGAGTCGCGGTGGGCACAGCACCGACGTGCTCCCGGCTGTCCCGCAGGACAGCGGGACGGGGCCGGTCGCCACGGTCCGGGACCTGTACAAGTCGTTCGGCTCGTTCCAGGTCATGCGCGGGCTCACGCTGGAGTTCAAGCCACGGGCCGTCACCACGATCCTCGGCCCGTCCGGCACCGGGAAGAGCGTGCTGCTCAAGCACATGGTGGGCCTGCTCGAACCGGACTCGGGCACCGTGGAGATCTTCGGCCAGGACATCTGGAAGGTGCGCGAGCGCGAACGCGCCGAGCTGCGCAAGCGGTTCGGCGTCCTGTTCCAGGACGGGGCGCTGTTCGGCTCGATGAACGTCTACGACAACGTCGCCTTCCCGCTGCGCAAGCACACCGACCTGCCCGAGGCCGACATCCGCGAGATCGTGATGGAGCGGCTCAAGGAGGTCGGCCTGGAGGCCGCCGAGAAGAAGGCGCCGAACGAGATCTCCGGCGGCATGAAGAAGCGCGCCGGGTTCGCCAGGGCGCTGGTGCTCAACCCGGAGATCGTGCTGTTCGACGAGCCGGACTCCGGCCTCGACCCGGTGCGCACCAGCCTGCTCAACGACGTGATCCTCAAGGTGCACGCCGACGACCAGGGCACCTACGTCGTGGTCACGCACGACATCCGCACGGCGCGCAAGGTCAGCGACTACGTCGGCCTGATCTGGCAGGGCCGGGTGGTCTACTACGGCGCGGCCGACGACGCGTTCGCCTCGGAAGACCCGTTCGTGCGGCAGTTCCTGGCCGGCGACTCGGTCGGTCCACTGGGGATGGACTGA
- a CDS encoding ABC transporter permease, whose amino-acid sequence MTTVEKPVKLPDLRTPVPKRSNVLRGAAETVGDIAYFGFRVLAEMPLTLGLYFSEVLRQAAILIRSSGIIIWFMMFAIGAETGLQGHYILDQVGASGYVGVFTSIGDLKADSTSMWGWVLAAKVGCGYVAEIGSMRISDEIDALEVMGIHSRAYLAGTRLWAMWLAAPFMFIAGEGCQYLGSWAVVQPMLETTSPGGYSNIFWSFQTPVDLLYALIWAVLLSTLVVVVGCFYGYTASGGPVGVGRNTAKSMMVNMIIVSGAAAILYQLFFGTSIQTPIAN is encoded by the coding sequence ATGACAACAGTCGAGAAGCCCGTGAAGCTCCCGGACCTGCGGACCCCGGTCCCGAAGCGGTCGAACGTCCTGCGGGGTGCCGCCGAAACCGTCGGCGACATCGCCTACTTCGGTTTCCGGGTCCTGGCGGAGATGCCGCTGACCCTCGGGCTCTACTTCTCCGAGGTACTGCGGCAGGCGGCCATCCTGATCCGGTCCAGCGGCATCATCATCTGGTTCATGATGTTCGCGATCGGCGCGGAAACCGGTCTGCAGGGCCATTACATCCTCGACCAGGTCGGCGCGTCCGGCTACGTGGGCGTGTTCACCTCGATCGGCGACCTGAAGGCGGACTCGACGTCGATGTGGGGCTGGGTGCTGGCGGCCAAGGTCGGCTGCGGCTACGTGGCCGAGATCGGCTCGATGCGGATCAGCGACGAGATCGACGCGCTCGAGGTGATGGGCATCCACTCCCGCGCCTACCTCGCCGGCACCCGGCTGTGGGCGATGTGGCTGGCCGCCCCCTTCATGTTCATCGCGGGGGAGGGGTGCCAGTACCTCGGCTCCTGGGCGGTGGTGCAGCCGATGCTGGAGACGACGTCTCCCGGCGGCTACTCGAACATCTTCTGGTCCTTCCAGACCCCCGTCGACCTGTTGTACGCGCTGATCTGGGCGGTGCTGCTCTCCACGCTGGTGGTCGTCGTCGGCTGCTTCTACGGCTACACGGCTTCCGGCGGCCCCGTCGGCGTCGGCCGCAACACCGCGAAATCGATGATGGTCAACATGATCATCGTGTCCGGCGCGGCGGCGATCCTCTACCAGCTGTTCTTCGGCACGAGCATCCAGACCCCGATAGCCAACTAG
- a CDS encoding MlaE family ABC transporter permease produces the protein MTTVEKPGAAPPRRRVRGTERAIGLVPGPARTVVLEVGRICQLLGQVLASAIRHPRGYWKDTLDEMYALLRLCFWPATFAMAGFGFLITVMGVGLLGLLGAANRMGAFWVMADIREIAAFMVGMVVAGVIGTSITSDLGARRAREELDALKVLGMDVLRMLVIPRVIATAVMCALLNCLTSFVGVLLGLVAVSALADTTSSAYIDSMSHNLYAADVWGAELKTLLTGLFIGVICSYKGLNAGGGPEGVGRAVNQAVVICFAMVWVFNFFFNAIAQGLNPNLLMLR, from the coding sequence GTGACCACGGTCGAGAAACCCGGTGCGGCGCCGCCGCGCCGCCGCGTCCGGGGAACGGAACGCGCCATCGGCCTCGTGCCCGGGCCGGCGCGCACGGTGGTGCTGGAGGTGGGCCGGATCTGCCAGCTGCTGGGGCAGGTGCTGGCCAGCGCGATCCGCCACCCGAGGGGCTACTGGAAAGACACCCTCGACGAGATGTATGCGTTGCTGCGCCTGTGTTTCTGGCCGGCCACTTTCGCGATGGCCGGGTTCGGCTTCCTGATCACGGTGATGGGCGTCGGCCTGCTCGGGCTGCTCGGCGCGGCGAACCGGATGGGCGCGTTCTGGGTGATGGCCGACATCCGCGAGATCGCCGCGTTCATGGTCGGCATGGTCGTGGCCGGCGTGATCGGCACGTCGATCACGTCCGACCTCGGCGCGCGCCGGGCCCGTGAGGAGCTGGACGCGCTCAAGGTGCTCGGCATGGACGTCCTGCGGATGCTGGTGATCCCGCGGGTGATCGCGACGGCGGTGATGTGCGCCCTGCTCAACTGCCTCACGTCGTTCGTCGGCGTGCTGCTCGGATTGGTCGCGGTGAGCGCGCTCGCCGACACCACGTCGAGCGCGTACATCGACAGCATGTCGCACAATCTGTACGCCGCCGACGTGTGGGGGGCCGAGCTGAAGACGCTCCTGACCGGCCTGTTCATCGGCGTGATCTGCAGCTACAAAGGACTCAACGCCGGCGGCGGCCCCGAGGGGGTCGGCCGGGCGGTCAACCAGGCGGTTGTCATCTGCTTCGCGATGGTCTGGGTGTTCAACTTCTTCTTCAACGCGATCGCGCAGGGGCTCAACCCGAACCTGCTGATGCTGCGGTGA
- a CDS encoding SCP2 sterol-binding domain-containing protein: protein MGVFKDEDEVYRYLGKIFQVSLADPELGPKLRKVGSVLKLNQSDPESTIVIDFGEGVVQLGRDGGAPVTRPIDAELEMLADTAHRFWLGKVNVALAMARGQIKTKGKVSAVMKVVPITKPLFGTYENILREAGRADLVDAVN, encoded by the coding sequence GTGGGTGTCTTCAAGGACGAGGACGAGGTCTACCGCTACCTGGGCAAGATCTTCCAGGTGAGCCTGGCGGACCCCGAGCTGGGGCCGAAGCTGCGGAAGGTCGGCTCCGTGCTCAAGCTCAACCAGTCGGACCCGGAATCGACCATCGTGATCGACTTCGGTGAAGGCGTCGTGCAGCTGGGGCGGGACGGCGGCGCCCCGGTGACGCGTCCGATCGACGCCGAGCTGGAGATGCTGGCCGACACCGCGCACCGGTTCTGGCTCGGCAAGGTCAACGTCGCGCTGGCGATGGCCCGCGGCCAGATCAAGACCAAGGGCAAGGTCTCCGCGGTGATGAAGGTGGTCCCGATCACCAAGCCGCTGTTCGGCACGTACGAGAACATCCTGCGCGAAGCCGGGCGTGCCGATCTGGTCGACGCGGTGAACTGA